CGCTCAGCCCAAGCACCTACCCGTGGCAGTGGCTTTGCCGCAATCCACCCAGGAGGTAGCCGACATCATGCGCTTGGCTACCCAGCACCGGGTCCCGGTTTACCCGCGGGGTGCTGGCACCAACCTTAGTGGCGGAGTGATTCCCCGAGAAGACGGGTTGGTAGTGTCCTTAGTAAAGATGAACCAAATTCTGGAGCTGGATGCAGAGAACCTAACCGCCACGGTTCAGCCTGGGGTAGTAATCCAAGATCTCAACGACGCCGTTGCTCTCCACGGCCTTCTGTACCCGCCTGACCCAGGAAGCGTCACCACTGCCACCATGGGTGGCAGCGTGGCCGAGTCTTCTGGTGGCTTGCGGGGCCTCAAGTATGGGGTTACCAAAGACTACGTTATGGGCCTGGAAGTAGTGTTGGCGGATGGCACTGTGTTCAGCTGCGGCGGCAAAACCGTCAAGAATGTCAGCGGATATGATTTGGTCAAGCTCTTCTGCGGCAGCGAGGGGACGTTGGGGATTATTACCGCCATCACCGTGCGGCTGATCCCCGCCCCCGAGGCGCGCCGGAGCATGCTAGCAGTATTTGACCGTCTCGAGGATGCGGCCCACACCATTACCGGGATCATTGGCAACAAGGTGATTCCTGCTACTATGGAGATCATGGACAACAAGACCATTAGAATGGTGGAAGAATATTGTCATGCTGGCTTACCGGTACAGGCGGCGGCCATCTTGCTGCTGGAGGTTGATGGTATAGCTTCAGTAGTGGAAAAGGAGGCGGCGGTGGTGGAGCAGGTATGCCGAGAAAACCACGGGCACATCCAGGTGGCCCGAGATGATGCCGAGCGGGATAACCTGTGGACGGCGCGCCGGGCGGCGCTACCAGCCTGTGCTCGTCTGCGGCCCACCACCGTTCTGGAAGATGCTACTGTGCCCAGGAGCAAAGTGCCGGAGATGTTGATGGCTCTACAAGAAATCGCCGATAAATACAACCTGGTCATGGCTACCTATGGTCATGCCGGCGACGGGAATCTTCACCCTACCATTGCCTGTGATGAACGCAACCCGGAAGAAATGGAGCGGGTGAGTAAGGCAGTGGATGAGATTTTCCGCACTGCCATCAAGTTAGGCGGCACCTTAAGCGGAGAGCACGGCATTGGCCTGGCCAAGGAGAGATACATGCCGCTCCAATTTGGTGAAAGCGGCGTTGAGGTAATGCGCCGGATTAAACAAGCTCTTGATCCCTTGGGGTTACTCAACCCGGGCAAGCTGATCTCCATGAACCCGCCAGGGGGTGGCCAGCAATGAGCGCCTTGGATGACCTGCGTTTAGTCGAGACCGAGATGGCCAAGTGCATGAAGTGCGGCAACTGCCAGGCGGTTTGTCCCCTTTACAAGGAAACCCTGCGGGAGGCGGCAGTGGCTCGGGGAAAGGTGCAGCTGGCTTATAGCTATCTTAAGGGTGAGATTCCTGCTACCCAGGGCCTGGCCGAGAAGCTGCTCTTTTGCCTCACCTGCATGGCTTGCGTGGCCAATTGCCCCAGCGGGGTGCAGGTGGATGCGGTGGTGCTGGCAGCCAGGGCTGCCTTAGTAAGAGAAAAGGGCTTGCCTTGGCTCAAGAATGTCATCTTCCAGGGCCTGAAACGCCCTTGGCTGTTTGATTTGGCCTTGCGCACCGGTCGTCACCTGCAATTCCTAGCCCTTCGCTATCAGCCCGAGCTAGGCCGCTGCCATCCCCGTTTTCCCATCGGCCTAGAGTTACGGCGGGTTTTGCCGCCTCTAGCCAAGAGGACCCTCAAGGAGGAATTTCCAGAGGTAGTTCGGCCGGCCCATCCTCGCCTGCGGGTAGCTTTCTTCACCGGCTGCTTAGAAAACTATATCTACACCGACATTGGCCGCTCGATAATTAATGTCCTTGTGGCCAACCAAGTTGAGGTAGTCATTCCCAAGGATCAGCATTGCTGTGGAATTCCCACCTTGGTGCATGGCGATGTCCATACCGCCCGAGAAATGGCCGCTTCCAACTTAGTCATTTTTCAGGGCTACCAATACGATTACCTGGTAGCGGCCTGCGCAACCTGCGGAGAGGCCTGGAAGCACTACTATCCCCAGCTTCTTGATGCTACACCTAGCTGGCAAGCGGCGGAGGCGGTGGCGGCCAAGGCTCGCGACATTAATGAACTGCTCTTGGAAATCGCATACCGGCCCCCGGCAGGAAATTTGCCCTGGAAGGTCACCTATCACGACCCCTGCCACCTGGTGAGGGGCCAAGGAGTGAGCCAGCAGCCGCGGGCGATCCTGAAGTCGATTCCTGGGCTGGAGCTGGCGGAAATGAAGAACGCCGACCGTTGCTGCGGTAGCGCTGGCTCCTTTAGCCTTACCAATTACGATATGTCCATGCGGGTGCAGGCCCATAAGGTGGCGGCCATCCGGGCTACTGGGGCAGAAGCAGTAGTCACCAGCTGCCCGGCTTGCCGGATGCAGCTGGAGGATGGATTGGCCCAAGCTGGCTTAGGGCCGCGGGTATTGCATGTAGCCCAGGTGTTGGACCAAGCCTATGCTGCCCAAGATAAAGCGGCCGCTGGCTGGTCCGCCGCCAGCTGACCGGCCGGGAGGAGGACGCCGATTGACTGACCAAGAACTGGTACCTGGCTTTACTGATCTGGCTGAGACCATGGGGGCCCAAGTGATCTCCGTTTCCGGACCTGAAGCGGTGGCGGCCAAATTGGTGGAGGTTCTGCGTCCGCTGGGCTCCAAGGTAGCTTTGACGGCTTGTTCCCTGATCCGGGAAACGGGATTAGAGGCGGCCCTAACCCAGGCTGGATTCTTAGTGGAAAAGGACGGGGCGGAATTTGCTCGCCAGGCGGATATCGGCATCGTTGAGGCCGATTATGGCATCGCCGAAACCGGTACCCTGGTCACGGATGCCACCGATCTCAAGAGGCGTTTGGCTTCCATGCTCCCGCTTACCTGTGCAGTCCTGCTCCCGGCGGAACGGATTCGGGCCAATCTGGCGGAAGTGGTAGAGGCTTATTTAGCCTCCGGCCCTTGGCCGGGCTACCTGGCGTTGGTGACGGGCCCCAGCCGTACGGCTGATATTGAAAGGAGCCTTACTATCGGCGTGCACGGCCCCGAGCGTTTGTTGATAATCCTAGTGGGAAGTGACGATTGCGGTGGCCAGTAAAGAGTTTAGAGAGAGAATTAAGAAGGCCTTGGGTAACGCCAGCCTGCGCGGGGCTTTGGAGCGCTTTGCCGATTCCTACGTGGTGGCTAGGGAGCAGGTTTACGCTGGCCGCGATTTTCAGGCCCTCCGGGAAAGAATTGCTGCCATCAAAGCCGATGCCGCTAACCGCTACGGAGAGCTGGCGGATGAGTTTGCCCGAGCGGTGGAAGCTCGGGGAGGCAAGGTATTCCGTGCCCAAGATCCAGCCTCAGCCCGGGAGTACATTTACCAGGTGGCCCGGGAGCATGGAGTCACCGATGTGGTTAAGTCCAAATCCTTTGCTTCTGAGGAGATCCACCTCAACGAGTACTTGGAAGAACGGGGTATTCACCCCCATGAGACCGATTTGGCGGAATGGATCCTGCAGCTCATGCCCGGTGAACGGCCCTCGCACATGGTGATGCCAGCCATCCACTTGCCCAAGGAGGAAGTGGCCCGGGTATTTAGCCGTTACCTGGGGGAGCCGGTAAAGCCCGACATCGCGCAGATGGTCCGCATTGCCCGGCGGGAGTTGCGCAAGAAGTTCCTTAGCGCTGGTATGGGCATCAGCGGCGCCAACATTGCTGTGGCTGAAACTGGCACTATCGTCATCTGCACCAATGAAGGCAATGCCCGGCTCACCACCACCGTGCCGCCGGTGCATGTGGCCATCGTTGGCTACGAGAAGCTGGTTCCGCGGATGCAGGATGTGGTGCCGATACTAGAGGCTTTGCCCCGGAGCGGCACTGCCCAGCCAGCCACTAGCTATGTAACCATGATTACCGGCCCGGTGCCCGCATGGCTGGGGGATAGGGAGGGGCCCAAGGAGTTGCACGTGGTGCTTTTGGATAACGGCCGCACCGCTATGGCCGCCGACCCGATCTTCAAGGAAGCCCTACAATGCATCCGCTGCGCTTCTTGCACCAACGTTTGCCCGGTGTTCCAGCTGGTCAGCGGCCAAGTATACGGCTATATCTATAGTGGCGGTATCGGCAGCATCCTAACTTCGTTTTTTAATTCCCTGGAGGATGCTGCCGATCCCCAGAGCTTGTGCCTGGGCTGCCGGCGCTGCGCCGAGGTATGCCCGGCCAACATCAACATCCCCGACCTAATATTGAAGCTGCGGGAGAAGGTGGTGGCCAAGCAAGGCCTGCCCGCTACCTACCGGATAGTTCTGCATGGAGTGGTGGCCAAGCCTAAGCTGATGCATGGCCTGCTGCGGACGGCAGCACGCCTGCAAGGGCCAGTTACCCACGGTCAGCCCTTCATCCGCCACCTGCCGCTCTTTTTTAGCCCCTTGGCCCACGGGCGGAGCCTTCCCGCCATTGCCCGGCAGCCGCTGCGGGATCGGGCTAAGCAGCTCGAGCGGCCGGTGGAAAACCCGCGGCTACGGGCGGCCTTTTATAGCGGCTGCGTCATCGACTTTGCCTACCCGGAGATTGGCGAAGCGGTCTATCAGGTCTTGGGACGGGAGGGGGTAGAGGTAGTTTTCCCCCAAGGCCAAGCCTGTTGCGGGGCTCCAGCTACCTATTCCGGAGACCGGGAGACAGCAGTAAAGCTGGCCAAGATCAACATTGCTGCTTTGGAGGCAGCTCAGGCGGAGGTGGTGGTTACCGCTTGCCCTACCTGCGCCGTGGCTTTGAAAGAAGACTTCCCTAAACTTTTGGCCGGTAACTTGGCCTGGGAAAAACGAGCCCAGGCCTTGGCGGCCAAAGTCAAGGATTTCACCCAGCTGGTAAGCGAGCTCACAGCTCAGGCTGGGCGAATCCTTTCTGCCCCCGCAGCTGCCGGTGGGCCTACCCCAGCCTCGCCGGCAGCTTGCCGGGAGCCCATTCGGGTTACCTATCATGATTCCTGTCACTTCAAGCGGCACCTGGGCTTGGACCAGGTGGCCCGGCAGGTTCTGCGGGACCAGCCGGGGGTGGAGCTAGTGGAGATGAAGGAGAGCGACCGCTGTTGCGGCTTTGGTGGCTCTTACAGTATTAAATATCCTGAGATAAGCCTGCCCATCCTAGAACGGAAGCTCAAAAACATCATGGA
This portion of the Clostridia bacterium genome encodes:
- a CDS encoding FAD-binding protein, with amino-acid sequence MKELEAILGRERLITEPEERWCYAFDAAAAQPKHLPVAVALPQSTQEVADIMRLATQHRVPVYPRGAGTNLSGGVIPREDGLVVSLVKMNQILELDAENLTATVQPGVVIQDLNDAVALHGLLYPPDPGSVTTATMGGSVAESSGGLRGLKYGVTKDYVMGLEVVLADGTVFSCGGKTVKNVSGYDLVKLFCGSEGTLGIITAITVRLIPAPEARRSMLAVFDRLEDAAHTITGIIGNKVIPATMEIMDNKTIRMVEEYCHAGLPVQAAAILLLEVDGIASVVEKEAAVVEQVCRENHGHIQVARDDAERDNLWTARRAALPACARLRPTTVLEDATVPRSKVPEMLMALQEIADKYNLVMATYGHAGDGNLHPTIACDERNPEEMERVSKAVDEIFRTAIKLGGTLSGEHGIGLAKERYMPLQFGESGVEVMRRIKQALDPLGLLNPGKLISMNPPGGGQQ
- a CDS encoding (Fe-S)-binding protein, which codes for MSALDDLRLVETEMAKCMKCGNCQAVCPLYKETLREAAVARGKVQLAYSYLKGEIPATQGLAEKLLFCLTCMACVANCPSGVQVDAVVLAARAALVREKGLPWLKNVIFQGLKRPWLFDLALRTGRHLQFLALRYQPELGRCHPRFPIGLELRRVLPPLAKRTLKEEFPEVVRPAHPRLRVAFFTGCLENYIYTDIGRSIINVLVANQVEVVIPKDQHCCGIPTLVHGDVHTAREMAASNLVIFQGYQYDYLVAACATCGEAWKHYYPQLLDATPSWQAAEAVAAKARDINELLLEIAYRPPAGNLPWKVTYHDPCHLVRGQGVSQQPRAILKSIPGLELAEMKNADRCCGSAGSFSLTNYDMSMRVQAHKVAAIRATGAEAVVTSCPACRMQLEDGLAQAGLGPRVLHVAQVLDQAYAAQDKAAAGWSAAS
- a CDS encoding lactate utilization protein gives rise to the protein MTDQELVPGFTDLAETMGAQVISVSGPEAVAAKLVEVLRPLGSKVALTACSLIRETGLEAALTQAGFLVEKDGAEFARQADIGIVEADYGIAETGTLVTDATDLKRRLASMLPLTCAVLLPAERIRANLAEVVEAYLASGPWPGYLALVTGPSRTADIERSLTIGVHGPERLLIILVGSDDCGGQ
- a CDS encoding LUD domain-containing protein: MASKEFRERIKKALGNASLRGALERFADSYVVAREQVYAGRDFQALRERIAAIKADAANRYGELADEFARAVEARGGKVFRAQDPASAREYIYQVAREHGVTDVVKSKSFASEEIHLNEYLEERGIHPHETDLAEWILQLMPGERPSHMVMPAIHLPKEEVARVFSRYLGEPVKPDIAQMVRIARRELRKKFLSAGMGISGANIAVAETGTIVICTNEGNARLTTTVPPVHVAIVGYEKLVPRMQDVVPILEALPRSGTAQPATSYVTMITGPVPAWLGDREGPKELHVVLLDNGRTAMAADPIFKEALQCIRCASCTNVCPVFQLVSGQVYGYIYSGGIGSILTSFFNSLEDAADPQSLCLGCRRCAEVCPANINIPDLILKLREKVVAKQGLPATYRIVLHGVVAKPKLMHGLLRTAARLQGPVTHGQPFIRHLPLFFSPLAHGRSLPAIARQPLRDRAKQLERPVENPRLRAAFYSGCVIDFAYPEIGEAVYQVLGREGVEVVFPQGQACCGAPATYSGDRETAVKLAKINIAALEAAQAEVVVTACPTCAVALKEDFPKLLAGNLAWEKRAQALAAKVKDFTQLVSELTAQAGRILSAPAAAGGPTPASPAACREPIRVTYHDSCHFKRHLGLDQVARQVLRDQPGVELVEMKESDRCCGFGGSYSIKYPEISLPILERKLKNIMDSGAQVVATDCPGCVLQLRGGLDQRHSPLQVKHTAEILAARLGANPKDRT